The proteins below are encoded in one region of Candidatus Eremiobacterota bacterium:
- a CDS encoding transglutaminase family protein, with product MELNVEHVTTYRYSRPVTESYTVVHLQPRTTPHQFCTRYELEIQPGARWFEYVDRFGNEVQYFSIVPEHDELKIVARSHVLTMSRGEPQPEAERRPGELYELVQPSPYVALTDDVRAIAEYEIGVPRDDPAAYFVAAGKYVHDSFVYVKGATSVRTTVHEALEKRSGVCQDFAHVLIALARARGIPARYASGYVFAGDGVVGGEASHAWAEAHIPGHGWLGVDPTNDKVVDDSFVLVALGRDYGDVSPTRGLFRGRAEGELSVNVAVEPAGDQ from the coding sequence ATGGAGCTGAACGTCGAGCACGTCACGACGTACCGCTACTCGCGCCCGGTCACCGAGAGCTATACGGTCGTGCACCTGCAGCCGCGCACGACGCCGCACCAGTTCTGCACGCGCTACGAGCTGGAGATCCAGCCGGGCGCGCGCTGGTTCGAGTACGTCGACCGCTTCGGCAACGAGGTGCAATACTTCTCGATCGTCCCGGAGCACGACGAGCTGAAGATCGTCGCGCGCTCGCACGTGCTGACGATGTCGCGCGGCGAGCCGCAGCCCGAGGCCGAACGGCGGCCGGGCGAGCTGTACGAGCTCGTGCAGCCGAGCCCGTACGTCGCGCTGACCGACGACGTCCGTGCGATCGCCGAGTACGAGATCGGCGTGCCCCGCGACGATCCGGCGGCGTATTTCGTCGCGGCTGGAAAGTACGTGCACGACTCGTTCGTGTACGTGAAGGGCGCGACGTCGGTGCGCACCACCGTGCACGAAGCGCTCGAGAAGCGGAGCGGCGTGTGCCAGGACTTCGCGCACGTGCTGATCGCGCTCGCCCGCGCGCGCGGGATCCCGGCGCGCTACGCGAGCGGCTACGTCTTCGCCGGCGACGGGGTCGTCGGCGGGGAAGCCTCGCACGCGTGGGCCGAGGCGCACATCCCGGGCCACGGCTGGCTCGGCGTCGACCCGACCAACGACAAGGTGGTCGACGACTCGTTCGTGCTGGTCGCGCTCGGCCGCGACTACGGCGACGTCAGCCCGACCCGCGGCCTCTTCCGCGGCCGCGCCGAAGGCGAGCTCTCCGTCAACGTCGCCGTCGAACCCGCCGGCGACCAGTAG
- a CDS encoding alpha-E domain-containing protein has translation MLSRHAESFFWLARNVERAETVSRVLDVTYTRSMDRFQHDVWAHRAWRTALAIGTLNEPADVEPYDAETTFERCIFDPTNLSSIASTVAIARTNAINVRAELSTETWENVNELYLDVRAQRLDVLTREGPARFLRRVRDRCQAIEGVTDATLLHVDGWNFLQLGRFAERAYLALRMLATLDSLDEPWPEWQALLEMASASMPFARASSHLPASREVVDFVLFDQTFPRSVGFCVNEVDAALHRISETPQGRGYTNQAEKLAGRLCAEFNFADVADVLAEGGHSFLQRIRGEVEDLMAAIQAVYFPRIPVPTAPLNPAEIVSA, from the coding sequence GTGCTTAGCCGGCACGCCGAGTCGTTCTTCTGGCTCGCGCGCAACGTCGAGCGCGCGGAGACGGTCAGCCGCGTCCTCGACGTGACCTACACGCGCTCGATGGACCGCTTTCAGCACGACGTCTGGGCGCACCGCGCCTGGCGCACGGCGCTGGCGATCGGTACGCTGAACGAGCCGGCGGACGTCGAGCCGTACGACGCCGAGACGACGTTCGAGCGCTGCATCTTCGATCCCACGAACCTCTCCTCGATCGCCTCGACGGTGGCGATCGCGCGCACCAACGCGATCAACGTGCGCGCCGAGCTCTCGACCGAGACGTGGGAGAACGTCAACGAGCTGTACCTGGACGTGCGCGCGCAGCGGCTCGACGTGCTGACGCGCGAGGGACCGGCGCGCTTCCTGCGGCGCGTGCGCGACCGGTGTCAGGCGATCGAAGGCGTCACGGACGCGACGCTGCTGCACGTCGACGGCTGGAACTTCTTGCAGCTGGGCCGGTTCGCCGAGCGCGCATACCTGGCGCTGCGGATGCTCGCGACGCTCGACTCGCTCGACGAGCCGTGGCCGGAGTGGCAGGCGCTGCTGGAGATGGCGAGCGCGAGCATGCCGTTCGCGCGCGCGTCCAGCCACCTGCCGGCCTCGCGCGAGGTGGTCGACTTCGTGCTTTTTGATCAGACCTTTCCGCGCAGCGTCGGGTTCTGCGTGAACGAGGTCGATGCGGCGCTGCACCGCATCTCCGAGACGCCGCAGGGCCGCGGCTACACGAACCAGGCGGAGAAGCTCGCCGGACGGCTGTGCGCAGAGTTCAACTTCGCCGACGTCGCCGACGTGCTCGCCGAAGGCGGGCATTCGTTCCTGCAGCGCATTCGCGGCGAGGTCGAAGACCTGATGGCGGCGATCCAGGCGGTGTACTTCCCGCGCATCCCGGTCCCGACCGCGCCGCTGAACCCGGCCGAGATCGTGAGCGCCTGA
- a CDS encoding NYN domain-containing protein has protein sequence MLRFALFVDGSNLSGSLTAMNLNIDDYEQFYGAIFKQGLADFEKVTFAIPPVSGILTRVYWYRVGSIDEWDLDQQQAVDALYDRFVNDRELRDQYLQLVGPTNPGLQHQELLKRAWDLCFEKGKAWYNKRRETLLGYRKFSHSVRRSTDLIDIVECGHWKVDILHNEVTEKQLDTSLAVDMLAFEHSYDVAVVISGDADSIPSIKYMKERGKTVAAVEFLSGFPPEQRGRGFSSQLKLAADYVIRIYQMNLVRDGLGKLRTTKV, from the coding sequence ATGCTGCGATTCGCACTGTTTGTCGATGGCTCAAATTTGAGCGGCTCCCTGACCGCGATGAACCTCAATATCGACGACTACGAACAATTTTATGGAGCGATCTTTAAGCAGGGATTAGCCGATTTCGAGAAGGTGACGTTTGCGATCCCTCCCGTCTCGGGAATTTTGACGAGAGTCTACTGGTATCGCGTTGGTTCGATCGATGAGTGGGACCTTGATCAACAGCAGGCGGTCGACGCGCTTTATGATAGGTTTGTAAACGACCGAGAACTTCGCGATCAGTATCTCCAGTTGGTCGGTCCGACGAATCCCGGTCTACAGCACCAAGAGCTTCTGAAGAGAGCCTGGGACCTATGTTTTGAGAAGGGTAAGGCTTGGTATAACAAAAGGCGAGAGACTCTGCTTGGGTACCGGAAGTTCTCGCATTCAGTGCGCAGATCGACGGATCTTATCGACATCGTCGAATGCGGGCATTGGAAAGTCGATATTTTACATAACGAGGTTACCGAAAAACAGCTGGACACCAGTCTTGCCGTCGATATGCTTGCTTTTGAGCATAGTTACGACGTTGCAGTAGTGATATCGGGTGATGCTGATAGCATACCGTCCATTAAGTATATGAAGGAACGCGGAAAAACGGTCGCCGCAGTTGAATTTTTGTCGGGATTTCCACCAGAACAGAGGGGTCGCGGATTCTCGTCTCAACTTAAGTTGGCCGCGGACTACGTAATTCGCATCTATCAGATGAATCTAGTAAGGGACGGTCTAGGAAAGTTACGCACGACAAAGGTGTGA
- a CDS encoding divalent metal cation transporter gives MAIAEAVLDEQHVGDIEGALGTIARHDLAPRRGWRQHLRTLLAILGPGLIVMVGDNDAGAFGTYAQAGQNYGTTLLWTLLLLVPVLYVNQEMVLRLGAVTGVGHARLILERFGKFWGAFSVIDLFLLNALTLVTEFIGVGLAADYLGVPRIPAIGVAAAVVMAVASTGNFRRFERFSVALCIVSLLLVPVFVAVHPPLGQTVHDLVVPGLPKGADLSTVMLLIVAIVGTTVAPWQLFFQQSYVIDKRITPRFLQYERADLAIGIVFVMVGAIAIMALAAATFHGRPEFGNFADAGAVAAGIGKYAGHVPGVLFALALIDASIIGAAAVSLASAYALGDVLSFNHSLHRKVTDAPAFYAVYLGLIGLAAALVVIPGVPLGLLTNAVQALAGVLLPSATIFLLLLSNDRAVLGPWANTHRVNVFTSVVIVVLVMLSLILTASVLFPSLGSAHILTILVVGGVVTFLTGVLMSFVGPRRRVQHRLDRLRRGTWRMPPLAQLPSARLGTLNRAWLIGLRAYLIVAVGLVVFRVTQLALHGG, from the coding sequence ATGGCAATCGCGGAAGCCGTCCTCGACGAACAGCACGTCGGAGACATTGAAGGCGCGCTCGGAACGATCGCGCGCCACGACCTCGCCCCGCGCCGGGGCTGGCGTCAGCATCTGCGCACGCTGCTGGCGATCCTCGGCCCGGGTCTCATCGTCATGGTCGGGGACAACGACGCCGGCGCGTTCGGCACCTACGCGCAAGCCGGCCAGAACTACGGCACGACCCTGCTCTGGACGCTGCTGCTGCTCGTCCCGGTGCTGTACGTCAACCAAGAGATGGTCTTGCGGCTCGGCGCCGTCACCGGCGTCGGGCACGCCCGGCTGATCCTTGAGCGCTTCGGGAAGTTCTGGGGCGCGTTCAGCGTCATCGACCTGTTTCTGCTGAACGCGCTCACGCTCGTCACCGAGTTCATCGGCGTCGGCCTCGCCGCCGACTATCTCGGCGTTCCGCGCATCCCCGCGATCGGCGTCGCGGCCGCCGTCGTCATGGCGGTCGCCAGCACCGGAAACTTCCGCCGCTTCGAGCGCTTCTCGGTCGCGCTGTGCATCGTCAGCCTGCTGCTGGTGCCGGTGTTCGTCGCCGTGCACCCGCCGCTCGGCCAAACCGTGCACGACTTGGTCGTGCCGGGGCTGCCCAAAGGCGCCGATCTCAGCACGGTTATGCTGCTGATCGTCGCGATCGTCGGCACGACGGTCGCGCCGTGGCAGCTCTTCTTCCAGCAGAGCTACGTGATCGACAAGCGGATCACGCCGCGCTTCTTGCAGTACGAGCGCGCCGACTTGGCGATCGGGATCGTCTTCGTGATGGTCGGCGCGATCGCGATCATGGCGCTCGCCGCGGCGACCTTCCACGGCCGCCCGGAGTTCGGCAACTTCGCCGACGCCGGCGCCGTCGCGGCAGGGATCGGAAAGTACGCCGGGCACGTGCCGGGCGTGCTGTTCGCGCTGGCGCTGATCGACGCCAGCATCATCGGCGCTGCCGCCGTCTCGCTCGCGTCGGCGTACGCGCTCGGCGACGTGCTCTCGTTCAACCACTCGCTGCACCGCAAGGTCACCGACGCGCCGGCGTTCTACGCGGTCTACCTGGGCCTGATCGGACTCGCCGCGGCGTTGGTCGTCATCCCCGGCGTTCCCTTGGGCTTGCTGACGAACGCCGTGCAGGCACTCGCCGGCGTGCTGCTGCCGAGCGCGACGATCTTCTTGCTGCTGCTCTCGAACGACCGCGCGGTGCTCGGCCCGTGGGCGAACACGCACCGCGTCAACGTCTTCACCAGCGTCGTCATCGTGGTGCTGGTGATGCTCTCGCTGATCCTCACCGCCTCGGTGCTCTTCCCCTCACTCGGCAGCGCGCACATCCTGACGATCCTCGTGGTCGGCGGGGTGGTCACGTTCCTGACCGGCGTGCTGATGTCGTTCGTCGGCCCGCGCCGGCGCGTTCAGCACCGCCTCGACCGCTTGCGCCGCGGCACGTGGCGCATGCCGCCGCTCGCGCAGCTTCCCTCCGCCCGGCTGGGGACGCTGAACCGCGCCTGGCTGATCGGATTGCGTGCATATTTGATCGTTGCCGTCGGCCTGGTCGTCTTCCGCGTCACACAGCTCGCGCTTCACGGCGGCTGA
- a CDS encoding MgtC/SapB family protein, with product MTLLDFTIRLLIALALGTVVGLERQYRQRMAGLRTNALVSVGAALFVMLSPFEPGADPTRVAAQVVSGIGFLAGGVIFREGLSVRGLNTAATLWATAAVGTLAGLGHLEHAAIGAGAILAANVMLRPIARRINLQPIDDTEVVSTYELRAVCRQDVEDRVRQTMVSAIRGTGITLHAVYSEDINGSNRVEIVADVAVAGRADARLEKVVSRLGVEPGVTAVSWKLVPTADEEQAMLPEA from the coding sequence ATGACGCTCCTCGACTTCACGATCCGGCTGCTGATCGCGCTCGCGCTCGGCACCGTGGTCGGGCTCGAACGCCAGTACCGCCAGCGCATGGCCGGGCTGCGCACGAACGCGCTGGTCTCGGTCGGCGCGGCGCTGTTCGTGATGCTTTCGCCGTTCGAACCCGGCGCCGATCCGACGCGGGTCGCGGCGCAAGTCGTCTCCGGCATCGGCTTCCTCGCCGGCGGGGTGATCTTCCGCGAAGGCTTGAGCGTGCGCGGTCTCAACACCGCGGCGACGTTGTGGGCGACCGCGGCGGTCGGAACGTTGGCGGGGCTCGGCCACCTCGAGCACGCGGCGATCGGCGCGGGCGCGATCTTGGCCGCGAACGTGATGCTGCGCCCGATCGCGCGGCGGATCAATTTGCAGCCGATCGACGACACCGAGGTCGTCTCGACGTACGAGCTGCGCGCGGTCTGCCGCCAGGACGTCGAAGACCGCGTCCGCCAGACGATGGTCTCGGCGATCCGCGGGACCGGAATCACGCTCCATGCGGTCTACAGCGAGGACATCAACGGCTCGAACCGGGTCGAGATCGTCGCCGACGTCGCCGTCGCCGGCCGCGCGGACGCGCGTTTGGAGAAAGTCGTCAGCCGGCTCGGCGTTGAGCCGGGGGTCACCGCGGTGAGCTGGAAGCTCGTCCCGACGGCCGACGAGGAACAGGCGATGCTGCCCGAAGCATGA
- a CDS encoding transglutaminase family protein: MIRTIAGTDVVRASYALNQHFRYEYPGPIHHLRHRLVVAPPAFYGDQLRISHRLRVEPDLPVRWIEDAFGNAVVEIEAERVEHAIQLDYDAVIERSPAALPQVDPSAVSDARYLEPTRLTMPSAALRDAARALLDGTEDPGGALPDRINSYVAGHMRYVSGATSVETTAAEAFARGEGVCQDYAHVMLALCRLCNVPARYVSGHLLGEGGTHAWVEVLQAAPAPYYAVAIGYDPTHARRTNLDYVFVAAGRDYTDVAPTSGCFVAPYVGRFTTGRRVDVLDVEYAA; encoded by the coding sequence ATGATCAGGACGATCGCCGGCACCGACGTCGTGCGCGCGTCGTATGCGCTCAACCAGCACTTCCGCTACGAGTACCCGGGGCCGATCCACCATCTGCGGCACCGGCTCGTCGTCGCCCCGCCGGCGTTCTACGGCGACCAGCTCCGAATCAGCCACCGCCTGCGTGTCGAGCCCGATCTTCCGGTGCGCTGGATCGAGGACGCTTTCGGCAATGCGGTGGTGGAGATCGAAGCCGAGCGCGTCGAGCACGCGATCCAGCTCGACTACGACGCGGTCATCGAGCGCTCGCCGGCGGCGCTGCCGCAAGTCGACCCGAGCGCAGTGAGCGACGCGCGCTACCTCGAGCCGACGCGTTTGACGATGCCGAGCGCCGCGCTGCGCGACGCGGCGCGCGCGCTGCTCGACGGCACCGAGGATCCCGGCGGCGCGCTCCCCGACCGCATCAACTCGTACGTCGCCGGCCACATGCGCTACGTCTCCGGCGCGACGAGCGTCGAGACGACCGCTGCCGAAGCGTTCGCGCGCGGCGAAGGTGTTTGCCAGGACTACGCGCACGTGATGCTCGCGCTGTGCCGGCTGTGCAACGTTCCGGCGCGGTACGTCTCGGGCCACCTGCTCGGCGAAGGCGGAACGCACGCGTGGGTCGAGGTATTGCAGGCCGCACCTGCGCCGTACTACGCGGTCGCCATAGGCTACGATCCGACGCACGCGCGCCGCACGAACCTCGACTACGTCTTCGTCGCCGCCGGCCGCGACTACACCGACGTCGCCCCCACCTCGGGCTGTTTCGTCGCCCCGTACGTCGGCCGCTTCACCACCGGCCGCCGCGTCGACGTCCTCGACGTCGAATACGCCGCGTAG
- a CDS encoding transposase, which translates to MASRFEGQLRWLHKVRLYPTCAQERVLFEMLRVTRELYNALLQQRRDAWTTRHYTVTSHDQYHELTALRAVEPRFAAVYRESQDAVLHRLDLAFAAFFRRLKRGQTPGYPRYKPASRWNQLEFPHGDRALKLDHSQKRVRIPGVGAVRLRKGRLVPEFGRAFVVFKSGRWYAVFESHRSDVPLPKNGRRIGIDRGIYVLAMLSDGTAIENPRVGSRWRTLVQFHQRALDAVTQKGAAGHVVNVKDAARAAAVRRLSRAKEREANARRDWLHKASRFIVNRFDLIALEALNLSAMTRSAKGTIGEPGKNVLAKSRLNRALLDAGFGMLATLIREKAAYAAREVIEVDARYSSQTCAACRHTARGSRQRRRFVCVRCGHAADADLNAARILLKRAESPPTRAPGTARGERHKPACHAHDELGSLDYGKLHCV; encoded by the coding sequence GTGGCTTCTCGATTCGAAGGGCAGCTTCGATGGCTGCACAAAGTTCGACTCTATCCGACGTGCGCCCAAGAACGCGTCCTCTTCGAAATGCTGCGCGTAACGCGTGAACTCTACAATGCGTTGCTTCAGCAGCGGCGCGACGCATGGACGACGCGCCACTACACCGTGACGAGCCACGACCAGTACCATGAGCTCACGGCGCTGCGCGCTGTCGAGCCGCGCTTCGCCGCGGTCTATCGCGAGAGCCAAGACGCAGTGTTGCACCGGCTAGACCTTGCCTTCGCTGCGTTTTTCCGACGGCTCAAACGCGGGCAGACACCAGGGTATCCCCGCTACAAGCCCGCGTCGCGCTGGAATCAACTCGAGTTTCCCCATGGGGATCGAGCGCTGAAGCTTGATCACTCACAGAAGCGGGTCCGGATCCCTGGAGTTGGCGCAGTGCGGTTGCGAAAGGGCCGCCTTGTTCCGGAGTTCGGACGCGCTTTCGTCGTTTTCAAGAGCGGTCGATGGTATGCAGTCTTTGAATCGCATCGGTCAGACGTGCCGCTGCCGAAGAACGGGCGGCGCATCGGGATCGACCGGGGAATCTACGTGCTCGCTATGCTGTCCGACGGCACGGCGATTGAGAATCCGCGTGTTGGCTCGCGCTGGCGCACCCTCGTGCAGTTCCATCAGCGCGCGCTCGACGCGGTAACCCAGAAAGGCGCCGCCGGCCACGTTGTCAACGTAAAGGATGCCGCTCGCGCAGCGGCGGTGCGGCGCCTGTCGCGCGCCAAGGAGCGCGAGGCAAACGCACGTCGCGACTGGCTGCATAAGGCGAGTCGCTTCATCGTGAACCGCTTCGACTTAATTGCGCTCGAAGCTTTGAACCTTAGCGCCATGACGCGTAGCGCCAAAGGGACGATTGGAGAACCAGGGAAGAACGTGCTTGCGAAGTCACGTCTTAATCGGGCGCTCTTAGACGCCGGATTCGGGATGCTGGCGACATTAATTCGTGAGAAAGCCGCATATGCTGCTCGCGAAGTAATCGAGGTCGACGCCAGATATAGTTCTCAGACGTGCGCGGCATGTAGGCACACGGCGCGAGGGAGTCGGCAGCGCCGACGTTTCGTTTGCGTGCGCTGTGGTCATGCGGCCGACGCGGATTTGAACGCGGCGCGCATCCTCCTGAAACGGGCGGAGTCGCCGCCCACGAGGGCACCGGGTACCGCCCGGGGCGAGCGGCATAAACCTGCTTGTCACGCCCACGACGAATTGGGGTCTCTCGACTACGGAAAGTTGCACTGCGTATAA
- a CDS encoding circularly permuted type 2 ATP-grasp protein: MLSVPRRSETSGVFDEFFHDAETPRPVYERLAETLRAMAPGELSGGVRAINAALLRRGVTFTVYAEDAGTERIFPFDPIPRIFAAEEWEHIAAGVAQRVRALNTFLYDLYHQARILRENAALREAVFSSNLYVREMIGVRVPHNIYIHVSGIDLIRDENGTMLVLEDNVRTPSGISYVLENRDVLKRTFPRLFEGYPLRPVDDYPRRLLRTLRDSAPPTAGEPNIIVLTPGVYNSAYYEHAMLARQMGVPLAEGRDLIVVDNTVFLKTTRGLERVDVIYRRIDDDFLDPLYFRSDSVLGAVGLMNVYRSGNVTLANAIGTGVADDKALYRFVPDMIRFYLSEEPLLPNVETYDCTDERLRRHVIGRLAEMVVKRTDGSGGYGMLIGPASTAEERAEFARAIEAEPRSYIAQPVIQLSSHPTLAGEELVPRRIDLRPFVLYGKRIDVPPAALTRVALREGSLVVNSSQGGGSKDTWVLGG, translated from the coding sequence ATGCTGAGCGTTCCCCGGCGTTCGGAGACCTCCGGCGTTTTCGACGAGTTTTTCCACGACGCCGAGACGCCGCGGCCGGTCTACGAGCGGCTGGCCGAGACGCTGCGCGCGATGGCGCCCGGCGAGCTCTCCGGCGGCGTGCGCGCGATCAACGCGGCGCTGCTGCGGCGCGGGGTGACCTTCACGGTCTACGCCGAGGACGCCGGGACCGAGCGCATCTTCCCGTTCGACCCGATCCCGCGCATCTTCGCGGCGGAGGAGTGGGAGCACATCGCGGCCGGCGTCGCGCAGCGGGTGCGCGCGCTGAACACGTTCCTCTACGACCTCTACCACCAGGCGCGCATCCTGCGCGAGAACGCCGCGCTGCGCGAGGCGGTGTTCTCCTCGAACCTGTACGTGCGCGAGATGATCGGCGTGCGCGTCCCACACAACATCTACATCCACGTCAGCGGGATCGACTTGATCCGCGACGAGAACGGCACGATGCTGGTCCTCGAGGACAACGTCCGCACGCCGTCGGGGATCTCGTACGTGCTCGAGAACCGCGACGTGCTCAAGCGCACCTTCCCGCGGCTGTTCGAAGGCTATCCGCTGCGGCCGGTCGACGACTACCCGCGCCGATTGCTGCGCACCCTGCGCGACTCGGCGCCGCCGACCGCGGGCGAGCCGAACATCATCGTGCTGACGCCCGGCGTCTACAACTCGGCGTACTACGAGCACGCGATGCTGGCGCGCCAGATGGGCGTCCCGCTCGCGGAAGGACGCGACCTGATCGTCGTCGACAACACCGTCTTTCTGAAGACGACGCGCGGGCTGGAGCGCGTCGACGTGATCTACCGCCGCATCGACGACGACTTCCTCGACCCGCTGTATTTCCGGTCCGACTCGGTGCTCGGCGCGGTCGGCCTGATGAACGTGTACCGCAGCGGGAACGTCACGCTCGCGAACGCGATCGGGACGGGCGTCGCCGACGACAAGGCGCTGTACCGATTCGTCCCCGATATGATCCGCTTCTACTTGAGCGAGGAGCCGCTGCTGCCGAACGTCGAGACGTACGACTGCACCGACGAGCGCCTGCGCCGGCACGTGATCGGCCGGCTCGCGGAGATGGTGGTGAAGCGCACCGACGGCTCGGGCGGCTACGGGATGCTGATCGGCCCGGCGTCGACCGCCGAGGAACGCGCCGAGTTCGCGCGCGCGATCGAGGCCGAGCCGCGCAGCTACATCGCCCAGCCGGTGATCCAGCTTTCGTCGCACCCGACGCTCGCCGGCGAAGAATTGGTTCCGCGCCGGATCGACCTGCGTCCGTTCGTGCTGTACGGCAAGCGCATCGACGTGCCTCCGGCGGCGCTGACGCGCGTCGCGCTGCGCGAAGGCTCTCTGGTGGTGAACTCTTCGCAAGGCGGCGGCAGCAAAGACACCTGGGTGCTCGGAGGATGA
- a CDS encoding transglutaminase family protein, whose protein sequence is MSTAARLVVRVGCRFEYDSPGPTPAVVLVRPEEHGQRVRHEDWATEPAIASHDYADLFGNRCRRLTIPAGRFVMRYDAEVETSPEPAETDWNAREIPVEELPDETLVYTLPSRFCLSDELSDFAWETFGGVQPGWARVQAICDWVHEQIVFKYGTSLPHTTVQDVLRDRTGVCRDFAHAAVTFCRALNIPARYAFGYLPDIGVPPVDVPMDFCAWFEAFLGGRWWTFDPRNNQRRIGHIPIARGRDALDVAMITTYGPARLEKMAVWADRVE, encoded by the coding sequence ATGTCTACCGCCGCGCGGCTCGTGGTCCGTGTCGGGTGCAGGTTCGAGTACGATTCGCCGGGTCCGACGCCGGCGGTCGTGCTGGTGCGGCCCGAGGAGCACGGCCAGCGCGTCCGGCACGAGGACTGGGCGACGGAGCCGGCGATCGCGTCCCACGACTACGCCGACCTCTTCGGCAACCGCTGCCGCCGGCTGACGATCCCCGCCGGCCGGTTCGTCATGCGCTACGACGCCGAGGTCGAGACGTCGCCCGAGCCCGCCGAGACCGACTGGAACGCGCGCGAGATCCCCGTGGAAGAGCTTCCGGACGAGACGCTGGTGTACACGCTGCCGAGCCGGTTCTGCCTTTCCGACGAGCTCTCGGACTTCGCGTGGGAGACGTTCGGCGGCGTGCAGCCCGGTTGGGCGCGCGTGCAGGCGATCTGCGACTGGGTGCACGAGCAGATCGTCTTCAAGTACGGCACGAGCCTCCCGCACACGACCGTGCAGGACGTGCTGCGCGATCGGACGGGCGTCTGCCGCGACTTCGCGCACGCCGCGGTGACGTTCTGCCGCGCGCTCAACATCCCGGCGCGTTATGCCTTTGGCTATCTCCCCGACATCGGCGTCCCGCCGGTCGACGTGCCGATGGACTTCTGCGCCTGGTTCGAAGCGTTCTTGGGCGGACGCTGGTGGACGTTCGACCCGCGCAACAACCAGCGGCGGATCGGGCACATCCCGATCGCGCGCGGGCGCGACGCGCTCGACGTCGCGATGATCACCACCTACGGGCCGGCGCGGCTCGAGAAAATGGCGGTTTGGGCCGATCGTGTCGAGTGA
- a CDS encoding Uma2 family endonuclease — MLAPIRIPKTTPATELIDGRLVQKMSPKRRHQKLEARWMLALQAWGGARGEALHEWRHEFTAPGRTFASLVPDVAYESSEALDELGPAASEKPPRAPEIVVEILSAGENERRLAWKIAAYLDAGTRVVFVVDPPRRTVIAHSSAGDTRFGPGETVRHDDLPGFAYPVDEMFEGLYLGA; from the coding sequence ATGTTGGCGCCGATCCGGATTCCGAAGACCACGCCCGCGACCGAGCTCATCGACGGCCGCTTGGTGCAGAAGATGAGTCCGAAGCGCCGCCACCAGAAGCTGGAGGCGCGCTGGATGCTCGCGCTTCAGGCGTGGGGCGGTGCGCGAGGCGAGGCGTTGCACGAATGGCGGCACGAGTTCACCGCGCCGGGGCGCACCTTCGCATCGCTCGTCCCCGACGTCGCGTACGAATCGAGCGAGGCGCTCGACGAGCTTGGGCCGGCTGCCTCCGAGAAGCCGCCGCGCGCGCCGGAGATCGTCGTCGAGATCCTTTCCGCCGGCGAGAACGAGCGGCGGCTCGCGTGGAAGATCGCCGCCTACCTCGACGCCGGGACCCGCGTCGTCTTCGTGGTCGATCCGCCGCGCCGCACGGTGATCGCGCATTCCAGCGCCGGCGACACGCGCTTCGGGCCCGGCGAAACGGTTAGGCACGACGACCTACCCGGATTCGCATATCCCGTCGACGAGATGTTCGAGGGACTCTACCTCGGCGCGTAA